GGAGGCCCGCGATGTTCTCGGGTCGACGAAAGCGGAGGATGATCCATGAGTATTACGGTGCGGGAATACCTGCCGGAAGACGAAAGCGAATGGTTGAAGGTTCACGCCATCATCATGAGCATCTCCCACGCGTGGAACTACTGCATTCAGGAGCGTCCGGATTACACGGGCTACGTGTCCACCCGCCTCGTTGCCGTGGACGGCGACCGCATCATTGGGTTGATCGATGTGCAGTACGAGAACGAGCCCGGCGAACTCTGCTTTCAGAAAGATTCGCGCGGCGGTTATGTGCTGGAGTTTGGACGTCTTCCCGAATACGGTGGCGCGGGACTCGGCAAGCAGTTGATGGACGCCGCCGCGGCGGACGCCAGGCGGCTCGGTTTCAATCGCCTGGAGTACTGGAGTCAGGATCGGCGCGCGCAACGCTACTACAGGCGGCTTGGACTGAAGGAAATCAGCAGGCACTATCGCTTCCGCTTCAAACCGCCCCAGGCGATTCAGGACGAGTTGATGAAAGACTGCGTCGGTGTGGAATATCTATACGGCGCCTGTGTGCCCGAAGAGTGGCCCCTTGTGCGGGAGAAGTACGACGTCATCACCAAGCCCCCCCTGGAGCCCCATCTCTGCGTGGGGTTCGACGTGCGTTTCTGAGGCGCGACTGCGGCACGAATAGAAAACAATCTAACCCCGGAGTACGCAGAGGCGCGGAGTATGTACCAGCTACCTGAGCCTCGAAAAAAAAAGCATCCACCTCAGTTGCTCGTCCTCCGAAACACTTTCTTCTCCGTGCCTCCGTGAGCTCCGTGGTCAATCTTTCCTCGTATTCGTGCAGATTCGTGTCTATTCGTGGTTTAAATTCCTTGATTGCGAAGCACCCCATGTTCACCCACATCTACGCACGTCGCTATCGCGCCACACGAAAAAAGTTCGTCCCTAAGTTGACATCGCCCCCGTCCATTTGCTATTTTATTGTCACCACTTCGGGCGGGAGTAGCTCAGTTGGTAGAGTGCAACCTTGCCAAGGTTGATGTCGCGGGTTCGAATCCCGTCTCCCGCTCCATTTTTATTTTTCGGGCCGTTAGCTCAGTTGGTAGAGCAGGTGACTCTTAATCACAAGGTCGGGGGTTCGATCCCCTCACGGCCCACCATTTTAACGAATCTTTAGTACACACATCTGAGCCGGCAAATAAAACATGTTTTGCCAGCTTTTTTTTTGGTACTATGGTAGCCCTGCCCCCGGACGGGCGAGTGGCGGAATTGGCAGACGCGCCAGATTTAGGTTCTGGTACCTCGCGGTGTGCGGGTTCAAGTCCCGCCTCGCCCACCAACCACTCCAATGCATGGTAGATAATCACGATGAGCGAAAAAGAATACGAAGATTCAGCAGTGGCCACTCAGGAACCCGGCGAATTTGAATTCGTTGAGGATCCCACCTTTGACATCGCCTACAAGGGCGATTGCGCCTACGAAGTCAAAGTGGTCATTCCCGCGGCCAACACCCTCAAG
The sequence above is a segment of the Candidatus Hydrogenedentota bacterium genome. Coding sequences within it:
- a CDS encoding GNAT family N-acetyltransferase, encoding MSITVREYLPEDESEWLKVHAIIMSISHAWNYCIQERPDYTGYVSTRLVAVDGDRIIGLIDVQYENEPGELCFQKDSRGGYVLEFGRLPEYGGAGLGKQLMDAAAADARRLGFNRLEYWSQDRRAQRYYRRLGLKEISRHYRFRFKPPQAIQDELMKDCVGVEYLYGACVPEEWPLVREKYDVITKPPLEPHLCVGFDVRF